CGTTGTTCTTCAGGGGTATACTGATCGAAGTGAATATGAGCATCAATTAATGGTGCAAAAGCTTGAGAATGCACGAGGGAATTCCTCCTTGTGTTCATTTATATTCTAACTATGTTACGCAGGATTTCTTATGACGGATCACCCATAAAAGGAAAATAATAACTTAAAAACCCGCGCTATCAAGATAGGCGGGCTTTCTGCTGTTCTTCTCTCATCCACTGTGCAATCTGCCGTTTCCGTTCAAGGAATGCCGATTCCTCCGTAATTTCTTCCCGTCTGGGGCGATCAAAAGGAACATGTACCTCATGCAGCACCGTTGCAGGCCGGTTGGATAATACATAGACCCGATCCGCAAGCAGCAATGCTTCTTCAATATTGTGGGTGATGAACAGCACCGAACGGCGGTTCTGTTCCCAGATATCGAGCAGCCAGCGCTGCATATCACTACGTGTCAGTGCATCCAGCGCGCTGAAGGGTTCGTCCAGCAGCATCAGCTCCTGCGGACTGAGCAGGGCGCGCAGGAATGCAGCACGCTGCTGCATTCCGCCCGACAACATATGCGGGTATGCCTGTTCGAATCCCGCAAGACCCACGCTGCTTAACCACTTTCGAGCCTCCGCAAGAGCTTCGGCCCGGGGAGGAGCATCTATAGCAACTTCACCAGCAAGCAGTACATTGTCTTCAATGGTGCGCCACGGGAAAAGAGCAGGCTGTTGTGGCATATAACTGATCTTACCACGTTGGCCCGTCACATCATGACCGTTCATGAGTACTTGCCCTTCCTGAGGTTTCAGCAGACCACCGATGATATGGAACAGAGTGCTTTTCCCACAGCCAGAAGGTCCAACGATAGCAACAAACTCGCCTTGCTCCACAGTCAGGGATAGGCCGTTCAGAACCGGTAGCTTGCTGCGCCGTTCACGGAATGATGCATGAACATTAACAACGTTCAGTGCCGGCGGAACCGGAGCAGGAGTGGTATTTGTCGGTAGACCA
The window above is part of the Paenibacillus sp. 1781tsa1 genome. Proteins encoded here:
- a CDS encoding ABC transporter ATP-binding protein codes for the protein MNQQQDEHVQPERGARALEPKHGEKLHSANPGLPTNTTPAPVPPALNVVNVHASFRERRSKLPVLNGLSLTVEQGEFVAIVGPSGCGKSTLFHIIGGLLKPQEGQVLMNGHDVTGQRGKISYMPQQPALFPWRTIEDNVLLAGEVAIDAPPRAEALAEARKWLSSVGLAGFEQAYPHMLSGGMQQRAAFLRALLSPQELMLLDEPFSALDALTRSDMQRWLLDIWEQNRRSVLFITHNIEEALLLADRVYVLSNRPATVLHEVHVPFDRPRREEITEESAFLERKRQIAQWMREEQQKARLS